DNA sequence from the Bacteroidota bacterium genome:
CGGCCGGCGCGCTCCTTCTTCTCGCTCGTCGCGTTGAAGAGCTGGTTGCCTTTTTCGAGCGTGCCCGAGTAGACGCGGGCGAAGGTGATGCGGCCAACGTAGGGGTCGGTGGCGATCTTGAAGGCGACGGCGCTGAACGGCGCGTCGGGGCTGGCCTCGCGGCTGAGGACCTCGTCGGAGCGGACCGCGTGGCCCTCGACGGCCGGAATGTCAGTCGGCGCGGGGAGGTAGTCGATGACGCCGTCGAGCAGGCGCTGGACGCCCTTGTTCTTGAAGGCCGAGCCGCAGAAGACCGGCGTGATGTCGAGCGAGAGCGTGGCGGCGCGGACCGTCGCCTTCACCTCGTCGGCGGTGATGTCCTCGCCTTCGAGGTACTTCATCAGGAGCTCGTCGTTGTGCTCGGCGACGGCTTCGAGGAGGTTGATCCGCCAGTGGCGGGCCTGCGACTTGAGGTCTTCGGGGATGTCGATCTCGTCCCATGTCGCGCCCTGGCTCTCGTCGTGCCAGACGATGGCCTTGAGCGCGACGAGGTCGATCACGCCGCGGAACATGTCGCCCTCGCCAATCGGAATCTGGACCGGGACGGCGTTGGCCGAGAGGCGGTCGTTCATCATCTTGACGGCCTCCGCGAAGTCGGCCCCGGTGCGGTCCATCTTGTTGACGAACGCGATGCGCGGGACGCTGTACTTGTTCATCTGCCGCCAGACCGTCTCGGACTGCGGCTCCACGCCGCCGACCGAGCAGAAGAGCGCGACCGCGCCGTCGAGGACGCGGAGCGAGCGCTCGACCTCGACCGTGAAGTCGACGTGGCCGGGGGTGTCGATGATGTTGATCCGGTGGTCGTCCCAGAAGCAGGTCGTCGCGGCGGAGGTGATCGTGATGCCGCGCTCCTTCTCCTGCTCCATCCAGTCCATCGTGGCACCGCCCTCGTGGACTTCGCCGATGCGGTGGAGGCGCCCGGTGTAGTAGAGGATGCGCTCGGTGGTCGTCGTCTTCCCGGCGTCGATGTGCGCCGAGATGCCAATGTTCCGGGTCCGGTCGAGCGAAAGCTGGCGTCCGTTGGTACTCATAGTGGCGTAGCTGTTGGCTGCTGGCTGTTAGCTAGTGGCTGATGCGCGGCGCGCAACAAGCCAATAGCCACGAGCTAAAAGCGGAAATGGGCGAAGGCTTTGTTGGCCTCGGCCATGCGGTGCGTGTCGTCCTTCTTCTTGACGGCCCCGCCCTCGTTCTTGCTCGCGGCGACGATCTCGCTGGCGAGGCGGCGGGCCATGCTCTTGTCCGCGCGGGCGCGGGCGTACTGGAGGAGCCAGCGGAAGGCGAGCGCCGTCCGGCGGTCGGCCCGGACCTCGATCGGCACCTGGTAGGTCGCGCCACCCACGCGGCGGCTGCGGACCTCGGCGAGCGGGGCGATGTTGTTGATGGCCTTGCGGAAGACCTCGACGCCCTCTTCGCCGGTGCGCTCCTCAACCATGTCGAAGGCT
Encoded proteins:
- the fusA gene encoding elongation factor G, whose amino-acid sequence is MSTNGRQLSLDRTRNIGISAHIDAGKTTTTERILYYTGRLHRIGEVHEGGATMDWMEQEKERGITITSAATTCFWDDHRINIIDTPGHVDFTVEVERSLRVLDGAVALFCSVGGVEPQSETVWRQMNKYSVPRIAFVNKMDRTGADFAEAVKMMNDRLSANAVPVQIPIGEGDMFRGVIDLVALKAIVWHDESQGATWDEIDIPEDLKSQARHWRINLLEAVAEHNDELLMKYLEGEDITADEVKATVRAATLSLDITPVFCGSAFKNKGVQRLLDGVIDYLPAPTDIPAVEGHAVRSDEVLSREASPDAPFSAVAFKIATDPYVGRITFARVYSGTLEKGNQLFNATSEKKERAGRLLFMHANSREDVETVRAGDICAIVGLKATKTGDTLTDPAHPIVLEKMDFPEPVIRIAIEPKTKADIDKLGTGLQKLAEEDPTFRVSTDEETGQTLIAGMGELHLEIIVDRLKREFKVEANVGKPQVAYREAIRSSVDHKYTHKKQTGGKGQFAHVEIEFMPKEDGVGFEFLDEIKGGNIPREFIPSVEKGIQSALDQGPLAGYPIEGIVARLYDGKYHNVDSDQIAFEIAGRMAFREASRRASPVLMEPIMAVEVITPEEYMGDVIGDLNSRRGRIEGMGQRGDAQVINAGVPLSEMFGYSTDLRSNTQGRAIYSMQFDHYSEVPKSIAEEIINADKAEVA
- the rpsG gene encoding 30S ribosomal protein S7; the encoded protein is MRRRQADKRLTIPDPLYEDQLVAKFIHSVMNDGKKSVAQRLVYGAFDMVEERTGEEGVEVFRKAINNIAPLAEVRSRRVGGATYQVPIEVRADRRTALAFRWLLQYARARADKSMARRLASEIVAASKNEGGAVKKKDDTHRMAEANKAFAHFRF